In Microbacterium maritypicum, the following are encoded in one genomic region:
- a CDS encoding amidohydrolase, with amino-acid sequence MTDGDAVIGTIRATRIVGPGREFLIDDEPVDIHIADGLIADIAPTGALPSRGEVLDVEGAWAVPGLWDNHVHTVQWALTAERAPLGHAVSAAAAAHAMSGVVPLPDGRRVGTGFRDALWPDRPTLELLDAATGAVPTYLINADVHSVWLNSAALAREGFRSDDGLLRETDAFEISRRLNAVDAAHGDSAMRRAGEQAAARGVTGVVDFDMAWGADAWPRRIRDGFAAHRVEFAVYPFDLDRAIAAGLRTGEPHEEPDAPAAGRGLVHMGPLKVITDGSLGTRTAACSHPYPHDPDNFGMLTVPSDELVDLLTRAAGAGLAVAVHAIGDRAVTSALDAFTTTGAVGSIEHVQLVRHADLARFGRLGVVASVQPQHAVDDRELVDRLWSGQTAIGYPLASLRDAGAEMRFGSDAPVAPLDPWQAISAAVSRTEDDRAPWHPEERITIGQALEASVRTSLRPGEPADIVVCGADPLVASGETLRGMPVWATLLAGRRTHAGS; translated from the coding sequence ATGACAGATGGCGACGCGGTGATCGGCACGATCAGGGCTACGAGGATCGTCGGCCCCGGTCGTGAGTTCCTGATCGACGATGAGCCCGTCGACATCCACATCGCCGACGGGCTCATCGCCGATATCGCCCCCACCGGAGCGCTTCCCTCGCGGGGGGAGGTGCTCGATGTCGAAGGAGCGTGGGCGGTCCCCGGGCTCTGGGACAACCACGTCCACACCGTCCAGTGGGCGCTGACCGCGGAGCGCGCTCCGTTGGGTCACGCGGTCTCCGCGGCGGCTGCGGCGCACGCGATGAGCGGTGTCGTCCCCTTGCCGGACGGGCGCCGCGTCGGCACCGGGTTCCGTGATGCTCTCTGGCCGGATCGGCCGACCCTCGAGCTTCTGGACGCTGCCACCGGTGCGGTCCCCACTTACCTGATCAACGCGGATGTGCACAGCGTCTGGCTGAACTCTGCAGCGCTTGCGCGTGAGGGTTTCCGAAGCGACGACGGCCTGCTCCGTGAGACGGATGCCTTCGAGATCTCGCGTCGATTGAATGCAGTCGACGCCGCGCACGGCGACAGCGCGATGCGGCGAGCCGGCGAGCAGGCGGCCGCACGGGGTGTCACGGGTGTCGTCGACTTCGACATGGCCTGGGGTGCCGATGCATGGCCGCGCCGGATCCGGGATGGCTTCGCCGCGCATCGCGTGGAGTTCGCCGTGTATCCGTTCGATCTCGATCGGGCGATCGCCGCAGGGCTCCGCACCGGCGAGCCGCATGAGGAGCCTGATGCGCCCGCAGCGGGCCGCGGTCTCGTCCACATGGGACCGCTGAAGGTGATCACCGATGGGTCTCTGGGCACGAGGACGGCCGCGTGCTCGCACCCCTACCCGCACGATCCTGACAACTTCGGCATGCTGACGGTGCCCTCCGACGAGCTCGTCGACCTGCTGACACGAGCGGCAGGCGCGGGGTTGGCGGTGGCCGTGCATGCGATCGGCGACCGTGCCGTGACGTCGGCACTGGACGCCTTCACCACAACCGGGGCTGTGGGCTCGATCGAGCATGTGCAGCTCGTGCGGCACGCGGATTTGGCGCGCTTCGGACGCCTCGGGGTCGTTGCGAGCGTCCAGCCACAGCATGCCGTCGACGACCGTGAGCTCGTGGACCGGCTGTGGAGTGGGCAGACCGCGATCGGCTATCCGTTGGCTTCGCTGCGCGATGCGGGGGCCGAGATGCGCTTCGGTTCCGACGCGCCCGTCGCCCCCCTCGATCCATGGCAGGCCATCTCCGCGGCGGTGTCGCGGACGGAGGACGATCGGGCACCCTGGCATCCCGAAGAGCGGATCACGATCGGTCAGGCGCTCGAGGCGAGCGTGCGCACCTCGCTGCGACCGGGAGAGCCCGCCGACATCGTCGTGTGTGGCGCGGACCCCCTCGTGGCGAGCGGGGAGACGCTGCGCGGGATGCCGGTCTGGGCCACGTTGCTCGCCGGGCGCCGCACCCACGCGGGTTCGTAG
- a CDS encoding FMN-binding negative transcriptional regulator — MRQNPSFTLADEAEIRRVIEMSPWATIMSAGDDGLVASHYAVLLDETRDDLTIVGHVGRPDDLIHGMGERELLVVFQGPHGYVSPGWYGDVQAVPTWNYTAVHLAGVPEILSDEENLVVLDQLVARFESRMPEPKLMWERPNDAAFVQRLAAGTVGFRLTPTRVVAKRKLSQNKPVETIETVISALRSDGPYSNPALAEEMRRAQDARTGGRR; from the coding sequence ATGCGACAGAATCCGAGCTTCACGCTCGCCGACGAGGCCGAGATTCGCCGGGTGATCGAGATGAGCCCCTGGGCGACGATCATGAGCGCCGGTGATGACGGTCTCGTCGCTTCGCACTACGCGGTGCTTCTGGACGAGACACGCGACGACCTCACCATCGTCGGGCACGTCGGCCGCCCGGACGACCTCATCCACGGTATGGGGGAGCGCGAGCTCCTCGTCGTGTTCCAGGGGCCGCACGGCTACGTGTCGCCCGGCTGGTACGGCGACGTGCAGGCGGTGCCGACGTGGAACTACACCGCCGTGCACCTCGCCGGTGTGCCGGAGATCCTCTCCGACGAAGAGAACCTGGTGGTACTGGATCAGCTCGTCGCACGATTCGAGTCGCGGATGCCGGAGCCGAAGCTGATGTGGGAACGACCGAACGATGCCGCTTTCGTCCAGCGACTCGCTGCCGGCACAGTGGGGTTCCGACTGACGCCCACCCGTGTGGTCGCGAAGCGCAAGCTCAGCCAGAACAAGCCGGTCGAGACGATCGAGACGGTGATCAGCGCCCTCCGGTCGGACGGTCCGTATTCGAACCCGGCTCTCGCGGAAGAGATGCGACGTGCCCAGGATGCCAGGACCGGAGGGCGGCGATGA
- a CDS encoding Fpg/Nei family DNA glycosylase: MPEGHSVHRIARQFDRNFVGKTLSASSPQGRFAEGAAVLDGRAAVSVQAVGKQMFLETEGDLWLRVHLGLYGAWDFAGEIIVDPTIASANGRMGQTNQRGTVLDDPILDDAGENSLASIGAPRRTRVHVRMSEQTKGLADEGLEWPPPVVGQVRLRLMTDITAADLRGPTACVLQTPEEMLATVAKLGPDPLVGDPVENEERFVRAVGKKSTVIALLLMDQSVVSGIGNVYRAEMLYRQRLNPHTPGRDVPEEVVRALWHDWVRLLAIGVETGQMMTMDGLTGEDYRAAMANRDDRHWVYHRAGLPCRVCGTEIALEEIGARKLYWCPRCQA; the protein is encoded by the coding sequence ATGCCCGAGGGCCATTCCGTTCACCGGATCGCACGACAGTTCGATCGCAACTTCGTGGGCAAGACCCTGAGCGCGTCCAGTCCACAGGGACGGTTCGCCGAGGGAGCCGCGGTTCTCGACGGACGTGCGGCGGTGAGTGTGCAGGCCGTCGGCAAGCAGATGTTCCTCGAGACGGAGGGCGACCTCTGGCTGCGGGTGCACCTCGGTCTCTACGGTGCCTGGGACTTCGCCGGTGAGATCATCGTCGATCCGACGATAGCCTCCGCCAATGGGCGGATGGGGCAGACGAATCAGCGCGGCACCGTCCTCGACGACCCCATCCTGGATGATGCCGGCGAGAACTCCCTCGCGTCCATCGGGGCACCACGCCGCACGAGGGTGCACGTCCGCATGTCGGAGCAGACGAAGGGCCTCGCCGATGAGGGGCTCGAATGGCCGCCTCCGGTCGTGGGACAGGTTCGTCTGCGCCTCATGACCGACATCACCGCCGCCGACCTGCGTGGCCCGACGGCATGCGTGCTCCAGACGCCGGAGGAGATGCTGGCGACGGTCGCGAAGCTCGGGCCCGACCCGCTGGTCGGGGACCCGGTCGAGAATGAGGAGCGGTTCGTCCGGGCGGTCGGGAAGAAGTCGACGGTAATCGCCTTGCTTCTCATGGACCAGTCCGTCGTCAGCGGGATCGGGAACGTATACCGCGCCGAGATGCTCTATCGGCAGCGGTTGAACCCGCATACTCCGGGTCGAGACGTTCCGGAAGAGGTCGTGCGCGCGCTCTGGCACGATTGGGTGCGACTGCTGGCGATCGGCGTCGAGACCGGCCAGATGATGACGATGGACGGTCTCACGGGCGAGGACTACCGCGCCGCGATGGCGAACCGCGACGACCGGCACTGGGTGTATCACCGGGCGGGGCTCCCGTGCCGGGTCTGTGGCACGGAGATCGCCCTCGAGGAGATCGGCGCTCGCAAGCTGTACTGGTGCCCGCGCTGTCAGGCGTGA
- a CDS encoding ribose-5-phosphate isomerase, translating into MRIHIATDHAGLDFSTQLQEHLRAAGHEVVDHGPIEYDAVDDYPAFCIRAAQAVIADQCDGVEALGVVFGGSGNGEQIAANKVAGVRAALVWNLSTAELAREHNDANVISIGARQHTFDEVTSFIDRFIQTPFSGDERHVRRIGQIADFERDGSLLPDPRG; encoded by the coding sequence ATGCGCATCCACATCGCCACCGACCATGCGGGACTCGACTTCTCCACGCAGTTGCAAGAGCACCTGCGCGCTGCGGGGCATGAGGTCGTCGATCATGGCCCGATCGAGTACGACGCGGTCGACGACTACCCGGCGTTCTGCATCCGCGCGGCGCAGGCGGTCATCGCCGACCAGTGCGACGGTGTCGAGGCCCTCGGTGTGGTCTTCGGCGGTTCGGGGAACGGTGAGCAGATCGCCGCGAACAAGGTTGCGGGGGTGCGGGCCGCTCTGGTCTGGAACCTGTCGACGGCCGAGCTCGCCCGCGAGCACAACGACGCGAACGTCATCTCGATCGGCGCGAGGCAGCACACCTTCGACGAGGTGACCTCGTTCATCGACCGGTTCATCCAGACACCGTTCTCGGGTGATGAACGCCATGTGCGGCGGATCGGGCAGATCGCGGACTTCGAGCGCGACGGGTCCCTGCTACCGGATCCGCGGGGCTGA
- a CDS encoding ferrochelatase — protein sequence MTAIEPNAVPFASPAAAGGAPFVTTPVAYDAILLAGFGGPEGQEDVIPFLRNVTRGRGIPDERLEEVAHHYRHFGGVSPINGQNRVLKEALENALAARGITLPVYWGNRNWAPYLEEVVTEASTNGHNTLLAFATSAYSSFSSCRQYREDFARILEETGLGETVTIDKIRPFYDHPGFVEAFETGVREAVQGFLADGIVAADIQILFSTHSIPTADAERSGARDIDWGEGGAYAAQHLAVAAWVMDRVRQTVPAAADVSWELVYQSRSGPASQPWLEPDVCDVIGELPDRGRKAVAVVPVGFMSDHMEVLWDLDTEAAEAAEEAGLAFTRTPTPGVSPAFVDGIVDLIQERLQGRPNEERAHVTTLPGGFDVCRPGCCENIRAGFKPAAAGIAP from the coding sequence GTGACTGCGATCGAGCCGAATGCCGTTCCCTTTGCCTCGCCTGCTGCCGCCGGTGGTGCACCCTTCGTGACCACGCCGGTCGCCTATGACGCGATCCTCCTCGCGGGCTTCGGGGGGCCCGAGGGTCAGGAAGATGTCATCCCGTTCCTGCGCAACGTGACCCGCGGTCGAGGAATCCCCGACGAACGGCTCGAGGAGGTCGCGCACCACTACCGGCATTTCGGCGGGGTGAGTCCGATCAACGGACAGAACCGCGTGCTCAAGGAAGCCCTCGAGAACGCCCTCGCCGCACGCGGCATCACGCTCCCCGTCTACTGGGGCAACCGCAACTGGGCTCCGTATCTCGAAGAGGTCGTGACCGAGGCCTCGACCAATGGTCACAACACGCTGCTGGCCTTCGCCACCAGCGCCTACAGTTCGTTCTCCAGCTGCCGTCAGTACCGCGAGGACTTCGCTCGCATCCTGGAGGAGACCGGGCTCGGGGAGACCGTGACGATCGACAAGATCCGGCCTTTCTACGACCACCCCGGTTTCGTGGAGGCGTTCGAGACGGGAGTCCGTGAGGCTGTCCAAGGCTTCCTGGCCGACGGCATCGTGGCGGCGGACATCCAGATCCTCTTCTCCACCCACAGCATCCCGACGGCCGACGCGGAGCGCTCCGGCGCGCGAGACATCGACTGGGGAGAGGGAGGCGCGTACGCCGCTCAGCATCTCGCCGTGGCTGCCTGGGTCATGGATCGGGTTCGCCAGACGGTTCCCGCAGCGGCCGACGTCTCGTGGGAGCTCGTCTACCAGTCCCGGTCCGGCCCCGCCTCGCAGCCGTGGCTCGAGCCCGACGTGTGCGACGTGATCGGTGAACTGCCCGACCGCGGACGCAAGGCAGTGGCGGTCGTCCCCGTCGGTTTCATGAGCGATCACATGGAGGTCCTGTGGGACCTCGACACCGAGGCCGCGGAGGCCGCGGAAGAGGCCGGACTCGCCTTCACGCGAACCCCCACGCCCGGTGTCTCACCGGCATTCGTCGACGGCATCGTCGACCTGATCCAGGAACGTCTCCAAGGTCGCCCCAACGAGGAGCGTGCCCATGTCACGACGCTCCCCGGCGGCTTCGACGTCTGCCGACCCGGGTGCTGTGAGAACATCCGTGCGGGGTTCAAGCCCGCCGCCGCCGGCATCGCCCCATGA